One segment of Polaribacter huanghezhanensis DNA contains the following:
- a CDS encoding Glu/Leu/Phe/Val family dehydrogenase: MTTNILDAKDLKNDPVFGQFSFDGHEQIVFCNDEDTGLKAIIGIHNTVLGPALGGTRMWNYNSEWDALNDVLRLSRGMTFKSAITGLNLGGGKAVIIGDAKTQKNDDLMRRFGQFVDSLSGRYITAEDVGMETRDMDIIREVTPHVTGISESKGGSGNPSPITAYGVYMGMKAAAKYQFGTDNLDGKKILVQGVGHVGETLVKHITDEGAKVIINDINEARLEELSKKYGANVVLGNDIYGLDVDIYAPCALGATINDETISELKAKVIAGAANNQLADEVKHGRLLKEKGIAYAPDFLINAGGIINVYAELEGYGKDEIIRKTENIYNTTLDIFNLSEKENITTHRAAFNIAQSRIDARKNEKNK, from the coding sequence ATGACAACAAACATATTAGATGCAAAAGATTTAAAAAATGATCCAGTTTTTGGTCAATTTTCTTTTGATGGTCATGAGCAAATCGTTTTTTGCAACGACGAAGATACAGGATTAAAAGCAATTATTGGTATTCATAATACGGTTTTAGGTCCAGCTTTAGGCGGAACAAGAATGTGGAATTATAATAGTGAATGGGACGCGTTAAACGATGTTTTGCGTTTGTCTCGTGGAATGACTTTTAAATCTGCAATTACAGGATTAAATCTTGGTGGAGGAAAAGCGGTTATTATTGGTGATGCAAAAACACAAAAAAATGATGACTTAATGCGTCGTTTTGGTCAGTTTGTAGATTCTTTAAGCGGAAGATATATTACTGCAGAAGATGTTGGAATGGAAACGCGTGATATGGACATCATTAGAGAAGTTACTCCGCACGTTACAGGAATTTCAGAAAGCAAAGGTGGATCAGGAAATCCATCGCCAATTACTGCTTACGGAGTTTATATGGGAATGAAAGCTGCAGCTAAATATCAATTCGGAACAGACAATTTAGATGGAAAGAAAATTTTAGTACAAGGAGTTGGTCATGTTGGAGAAACCTTGGTAAAACACATTACAGACGAAGGCGCAAAAGTAATTATAAATGATATAAACGAAGCGCGTTTAGAAGAATTAAGTAAAAAATACGGCGCAAACGTTGTTTTAGGAAACGATATTTACGGTTTAGATGTAGATATTTATGCGCCTTGTGCTTTAGGAGCAACCATAAATGATGAAACAATTAGTGAATTAAAAGCAAAAGTGATTGCTGGAGCGGCAAATAATCAATTGGCAGATGAAGTTAAACACGGTAGATTGTTAAAAGAAAAAGGAATTGCGTATGCACCAGATTTTTTAATTAATGCAGGCGGAATTATCAATGTGTATGCGGAGTTAGAAGGTTATGGTAAAGACGAAATTATAAGAAAAACAGAAAACATTTACAATACAACTTTAGATATTTTTAATCTTTCAGAAAAAGAAAATATCACCACTCACAGAGCGGCATTTAATATTGCACAAAGCAGAATTGATGCTCGTAAAAATGAAAAAAACAAGTAG
- a CDS encoding alpha/beta fold hydrolase produces the protein MKRLKKILKIVSAIIVVLFLVLYFLFVNFSSPKSNEEVIEEFAESFHKPLLTTNTYKGFEYRVVSMQKEIDTSKTTLVFVHGAPGSLLDFKKYLADSLLNTKANMISYDRIGYNYKDKNTVQKLISFEVEILHDVLKNLKKTKTIIVGYSYGGPIALAVKEKYKSIVLIAPAVYSKVEPMPFMLNFYKWKATRWLVPAIWQSASEEKRTHKSELRKIENNWTTNPSQIICIQGNDDGIVPYENSLFLQQQFPAKQFKLITIPETGHALVWTQFELIKEEILKQVN, from the coding sequence ATGAAACGACTAAAGAAAATTTTAAAAATTGTAAGTGCAATTATAGTTGTTTTATTCCTTGTTTTGTACTTCTTATTTGTCAATTTTTCTTCACCAAAATCGAATGAAGAAGTTATTGAAGAATTTGCAGAAAGCTTTCATAAACCACTATTAACAACAAATACATACAAAGGATTTGAGTACAGAGTTGTATCGATGCAAAAAGAAATTGACACTTCTAAAACAACATTGGTATTTGTGCACGGAGCGCCAGGATCTTTATTAGATTTTAAAAAATATTTGGCAGATTCTTTGCTAAATACAAAAGCAAATATGATTTCGTATGATAGAATAGGGTATAATTATAAGGATAAAAATACCGTTCAAAAATTAATCTCTTTTGAAGTAGAAATACTCCATGATGTTCTTAAAAATTTAAAGAAAACAAAAACCATTATTGTTGGATATTCTTATGGCGGACCGATTGCTTTAGCAGTAAAAGAAAAATACAAAAGTATTGTATTAATTGCTCCGGCAGTGTATAGCAAAGTAGAACCAATGCCTTTTATGTTGAATTTTTACAAATGGAAAGCAACGCGCTGGTTGGTTCCTGCAATATGGCAATCGGCATCAGAAGAAAAAAGGACACACAAATCTGAATTGCGAAAAATTGAAAATAATTGGACAACAAACCCATCACAAATTATTTGTATTCAAGGAAATGATGACGGAATTGTTCCATACGAAAATTCGTTATTTTTGCAACAACAATTTCCTGCAAAGCAATTTAAATTGATAACGATTCCGGAAACTGGACATGCTTTAGTTTGGACACAGTTTGAACTGATAAAAGAAGAAATCTTAAAACAAGTCAATTGA
- a CDS encoding ABC transporter ATP-binding protein gives MKALQYLNKYFLKYKYRLLIGIFITVLSKILSLRIPRLIGDSFNIVDEYRKGIISNTDDVKYQLLMNILLIIAVTLVAGFFTFLMRQTIIVTSRLIEFDLKNEIYQQYQRLSINFYKKNRTGDLMNRISEDVSKVRMYFGPAIMYSMNMIVLFAVGFYQMYSIDAKLTMYTLIPFPVLSVSIFVLSKIINEKSTIVQQYLSKLTTFNQEFFSGINVVKSYGIEKSIVKNFDALANDSKEKNIDLYKVQAVFFPLMVLLIGVSNLLVIYIGGKQYIAGEIPIGVIAEFILYVNILTWPVAIVGWVTSMVQQAEASQKRINEFLEEVPEIKNIAKNNTEVLGSVTFKNVSLVYDDTNITALKNINFTVNKGETVAILGNTGSGKSSIINLISRLYDISEGTVLIDNTPIKEVNLTDLRNQIGFVPQDPFLFSDTIENNIKFGKEDATKEEIILAAKNAVIHDNIIAFKDKYETILGERGVTLSGGQKQRLSIARAVIKNPKILVFDDCLSAVDTETEEQILSNLEKVSKEKTTFIISHRVSSAKNADKIIVLENGEIVQQGTHNQLITIDGYYKELYEQQLLEKEN, from the coding sequence ATGAAAGCATTACAATACTTAAATAAATACTTTTTAAAATATAAATACCGATTGTTAATCGGGATTTTTATTACCGTTTTATCTAAAATTTTATCCTTACGGATTCCGAGACTTATTGGAGATTCGTTTAACATCGTTGATGAATATAGAAAAGGGATTATTTCTAATACAGACGACGTAAAATATCAGCTTTTAATGAATATTTTATTGATTATTGCTGTAACGTTGGTTGCCGGGTTTTTCACTTTTTTAATGCGTCAAACGATAATTGTTACTTCTCGTTTGATTGAATTTGATTTAAAAAACGAAATCTATCAACAATACCAAAGATTGTCTATCAACTTTTATAAAAAGAATAGAACTGGCGATTTAATGAACCGAATTAGCGAAGATGTTTCTAAAGTTAGAATGTACTTTGGACCAGCAATTATGTACAGCATGAACATGATTGTTTTGTTTGCTGTTGGATTTTATCAAATGTATAGTATCGACGCAAAATTAACGATGTATACCTTAATTCCGTTTCCTGTTTTATCTGTTTCAATTTTTGTGTTGAGTAAAATTATCAACGAAAAAAGTACCATTGTTCAACAATATTTATCAAAATTAACGACGTTTAATCAAGAGTTTTTCTCTGGAATTAATGTGGTAAAATCGTATGGAATTGAGAAATCCATCGTCAAAAATTTTGATGCTTTAGCAAATGATAGCAAAGAAAAAAACATCGATTTATATAAAGTGCAGGCGGTCTTTTTTCCGTTGATGGTTTTATTAATTGGCGTAAGTAATTTATTGGTTATTTATATTGGAGGAAAACAATATATCGCTGGCGAAATTCCGATTGGAGTAATTGCAGAATTTATTTTGTATGTAAACATTTTAACGTGGCCAGTTGCTATTGTTGGCTGGGTAACTTCGATGGTGCAACAAGCAGAAGCTTCGCAAAAAAGAATTAACGAGTTTTTAGAAGAAGTTCCAGAAATAAAAAATATTGCAAAAAATAATACTGAAGTGCTTGGTTCTGTAACATTTAAAAATGTGAGTTTGGTATATGATGATACAAATATTACAGCCTTAAAAAATATCAATTTTACAGTAAATAAAGGAGAAACAGTTGCCATTTTAGGAAATACTGGATCTGGAAAATCATCAATTATCAATTTAATTTCTAGATTGTATGATATTTCTGAAGGGACTGTTTTAATTGACAACACACCTATAAAAGAAGTGAACTTAACAGACTTAAGAAATCAAATTGGTTTTGTACCACAAGATCCGTTTTTGTTTTCTGATACGATTGAAAACAATATAAAGTTCGGAAAAGAAGACGCTACAAAAGAAGAAATTATTTTAGCAGCAAAAAATGCTGTAATTCACGATAATATTATAGCGTTTAAAGACAAATACGAAACTATTTTAGGAGAACGTGGCGTAACGCTTTCTGGCGGACAAAAGCAGCGTTTAAGCATTGCAAGAGCTGTAATTAAGAATCCTAAAATATTAGTTTTTGACGATTGTTTGTCTGCTGTAGATACAGAAACAGAAGAACAGATCCTTTCTAATCTAGAAAAGGTCTCCAAAGAAAAAACAACTTTTATCATTAGCCACAGAGTTTCATCAGCCAAAAATGCTGATAAAATTATTGTGTTAGAGAATGGCGAAATAGTACAGCAAGGAACTCATAATCAACTAATAACAATAGATGGGTATTACAAAGAATTGTACGAACAACAACTTTTAGAAAAAGAAAACTAA
- a CDS encoding PUR family DNA/RNA-binding protein, with amino-acid sequence MAERVEQEEIFSQVLRAGRRTYFFDVRSTKADDYYLTITESKKFTHDDGSFHYQKHKIYLYKEDFEEFNDMLKAATDYIVTEKGQEVISERHQKDYKKEDVATEDETTTSTESFTDVSFDDI; translated from the coding sequence ATGGCTGAGAGAGTGGAACAAGAAGAGATTTTTTCTCAAGTTTTAAGAGCAGGAAGAAGAACATACTTTTTTGATGTAAGATCAACGAAAGCAGATGATTATTACTTAACAATTACAGAAAGTAAAAAATTTACACACGATGATGGTTCTTTTCATTATCAAAAACATAAAATTTATTTGTACAAAGAAGATTTTGAAGAGTTTAACGATATGTTAAAGGCTGCAACTGACTATATTGTAACAGAAAAAGGACAAGAAGTAATTAGCGAAAGACATCAAAAAGATTATAAAAAAGAAGACGTTGCTACTGAAGATGAAACAACCACATCAACAGAAAGCTTTACAGATGTTTCTTTTGACGACATCTAA
- a CDS encoding chorismate-binding protein, producing the protein MNLLLNKIKEAYKNKVPFVAYNKPNDATIFGIFQKEATLHKIASDFTQAGFVFAPFNASEKTIFFPLDASEFISDSFTKEQLHFKEKSYFNNASKATHINIVQKALDAINKNDFKKVVISRKEIVALNGVEVEEIYSNLLQLYPNAFVYVWFHPQVGLWFGATPETLLEVEKNSFKTMSLAGTQVYKKGEKVSWNPKEIEEQQIVTDYILNKLSSFSTNLKQLKTETVKAGSLLHLRTEIKGDLTKEGLFSLVNLLHPTPAVCGLPKEKAKQFILENENYNRSYYTGFLGELNINTNKNSHLFVNLRCMEIINNNAEIYVGGGITKESNPEKEWEETVAKSNIMLKAL; encoded by the coding sequence TTGAATTTACTTTTAAATAAAATAAAAGAAGCATATAAAAACAAGGTGCCATTTGTTGCGTACAACAAACCCAATGATGCAACCATTTTTGGAATTTTTCAAAAGGAGGCAACTTTACACAAAATTGCTTCAGATTTTACACAAGCTGGTTTTGTTTTTGCACCTTTTAATGCATCCGAAAAAACGATTTTTTTTCCGTTGGATGCATCAGAATTTATAAGTGATTCCTTTACAAAGGAGCAACTTCATTTTAAGGAAAAATCATATTTCAATAATGCATCAAAAGCAACACATATTAACATTGTGCAAAAAGCACTTGATGCCATCAACAAAAATGATTTTAAAAAAGTGGTTATTTCTAGAAAAGAAATTGTTGCATTAAATGGAGTAGAAGTAGAGGAGATTTATAGTAACTTACTGCAATTATATCCAAATGCTTTTGTGTATGTTTGGTTTCATCCGCAAGTTGGTTTGTGGTTTGGAGCAACTCCAGAAACCTTGTTAGAAGTAGAAAAAAATAGCTTTAAAACCATGTCTTTAGCCGGAACGCAAGTATATAAAAAGGGTGAGAAAGTAAGTTGGAATCCTAAAGAGATTGAAGAGCAACAAATTGTTACAGATTATATTTTAAACAAGCTCTCGTCGTTTTCAACGAACTTAAAACAATTAAAAACTGAAACTGTAAAAGCAGGTTCGTTATTGCATTTAAGAACAGAAATAAAAGGAGATTTAACCAAAGAAGGATTGTTTTCTTTGGTAAATTTATTGCATCCAACTCCGGCGGTTTGTGGTTTGCCAAAAGAAAAAGCGAAACAATTTATTTTAGAAAATGAGAATTACAATCGTTCTTATTACACAGGTTTTTTAGGTGAATTGAACATCAATACAAATAAAAATTCACATTTATTTGTAAACTTAAGATGTATGGAAATTATAAATAACAATGCAGAGATTTATGTTGGCGGCGGAATTACAAAAGAAAGTAATCCGGAAAAAGAATGGGAAGAGACTGTTGCTAAAAGCAACATTATGCTAAAAGCATTATAA